A region from the Panicum hallii strain FIL2 chromosome 1, PHallii_v3.1, whole genome shotgun sequence genome encodes:
- the LOC112886475 gene encoding cyclase-like protein 1 isoform X1 yields the protein MAAPPPLASLLLIPLLVVVLAASPPLSAAGDAHPGYSSGEGTCTVDAGAPPAQAAGGLLRERGPGRVIDITHAYVPDLPAFAQGAVTGPVVRLKHSMANGSEYNLSELRMECHTGTHVDAPGHINQGHFAAGLDVDTLDLDVLNGPALLVDVPRNTNITAEAMEFLKIPKGVRRVLFRTLNTDRKLMWKKEGDLSYVGFTEDGAQWLVDNTDIKLVGVDYLSVAAFDHLISAHVVFFKNPDIIPVEGLKLDDVPVGVYNLHCLPLRLVGAEGSPVRCILIK from the exons AtggccgcgccaccgccgctcgcctcgCTGCTCCTCATCCctctcctcgtcgtcgtcctcgccgcCTCGCCCCCGCTCTCCGCGGCCGGCGACGCGCACCCGGGCTACTCGTCCGGCGAGGGCACCTGCACGGTGGACGCCGGCGCGCCCCCGGCCCAGGCGGCAGGGGGCCTGCTGCGGGAGCGCGGCCCCGGGCGCGTCATCGACATCACGCACGCGTACGTGCCGGACCTGCCGGCGTTCGCGCAGGGGGCGGTGACGGGCCCCGTGGTGCGGCTCAAGCACTCCATGGCGAACGGCTCCGAGTACAACCTCTCGGAGCTGCGGATGGAGTGCCACACCGGCACCCACGTCGACGCGCCGGGGCACATCAACCAGGGCCACTTCGCCGCCGGCCTCGACGTCGACACGCTCGACCTCGACGTCCTCAACG GACCTGCATTACTGGTTGATGTTCCGAGGAACACAAATATAACAG CTGAAGCAATGGAATTCCTAAAGATCCCAAAAGGAGTTCGCCGAGTTCTATTCAGGACACTGAACACTGACAG GAAGCTGATGTGGAAGAAGGAAGGTGACCTTAGTTATGTTGGATTTACAGAGGATGGTGCGCAGTGGTTGGTTGACAACACTGACATCAAGCTAGTTG GGGTTGACTATCTCTCAGTTGCAGCATTTGATCACTTGATCTCTGCCCATGTCGTCTTTTTCAAAAACCCG GACATAATCCCAGTGGAAGGTCTGAAACTAGACGATGTCCCGGTGGGAGTATACAATCTCCACTGCTTACCTCTGAGGCTGGTTGGAGCCGAGGGTTCGCCAGTCAGATGCATCCTTATCAAGTGA
- the LOC112886475 gene encoding cyclase-like protein 1 isoform X2 produces MSLPPPLMAMLLLAVATAPRVLAAGDDGGIAAHPAYADAAGTCGPASAAPAAAEARRLEEYDDGRIVDITHAYRPELPAVGPDGLGPVVFQTMSMANGSICNLSELRMVVHAGTHIDTPGHMIQEHFEAGLDADKLDLAVLNGPALLVDVPRNTNITAEAMEFLKIPKGVRRVLFRTLNTDRKLMWKKEGDLSYVGFTEDGAQWLVDNTDIKLVGVDYLSVAAFDHLISAHVVFFKNPDIIPVEGLKLDDVPVGVYNLHCLPLRLVGAEGSPVRCILIK; encoded by the exons ATGTCTCTTCCTCCCCCTCTGATGGCGatgctcctgctcgccgtggcgACGGCGCCCCGCGTTCTTGCCGCCGGGGACGACGGTGGCATCGCCGCCCACCCGGCGTACGCCGACGCCGCCGGGACATGCGGCCCTGCCTCTGCCGCGCCGGCAgcggcggaggcgcggcggctGGAGGAGTACGACGACGGGCGCATCGTGGACATCACGCACGCGTACCGGCCGGAGCTGCCGGCGGTCGGGCCGGACGGGCTGGGCCCCGTGGTGTTCCAGACCATGTCCATGGCCAACGGGTCCATCTGCAACCTGTCGGAGCTCCGCATGGTGGTGCACGCCGGCACCCACATCGACACGCCGGGGCACATGATCCAGGAGCACTTCGAGGCCGGCCTCGACGCCGACAAGCTCGACCTCGCTGTCCTCAACG GACCTGCATTACTGGTTGATGTTCCGAGGAACACAAATATAACAG CTGAAGCAATGGAATTCCTAAAGATCCCAAAAGGAGTTCGCCGAGTTCTATTCAGGACACTGAACACTGACAG GAAGCTGATGTGGAAGAAGGAAGGTGACCTTAGTTATGTTGGATTTACAGAGGATGGTGCGCAGTGGTTGGTTGACAACACTGACATCAAGCTAGTTG GGGTTGACTATCTCTCAGTTGCAGCATTTGATCACTTGATCTCTGCCCATGTCGTCTTTTTCAAAAACCCG GACATAATCCCAGTGGAAGGTCTGAAACTAGACGATGTCCCGGTGGGAGTATACAATCTCCACTGCTTACCTCTGAGGCTGGTTGGAGCCGAGGGTTCGCCAGTCAGATGCATCCTTATCAAGTGA